GGCGTTTCCGTGAACGTGAATTTCCATGCCGTCGATTCCGGAAGCCAGATAATCGCCGGATGAGCCGTATACGTCTATCCTGACATCTTTTGTTCCGGGTCCGAAGCCGCAGCCGGTAAAGCGCTGGCCCCTGTATCTGTAGATGATGAAGCGCTTCCAGCCCAGTTTATATGCCTTTACTGTCATTACGGCATCACAATCATCGCCTTCGGGTTCGAAACCTTCTGCATCTATGATCAATGTGGTTTCGCCTTTGCCCGGGGCCCTGAGTTTATCTCTGGTAGAAAAATCAATCAGACTGAACTGCCCGGCTGGTTTACCCGTAATCTTTGAAGTTTCTGAAAATATCTCATCGAGGCAGATTTTAATTATATGCTGGACCGAGCTTCTTTTAATCGAACCGGTATCATACTTGAGGTCATTCAAGAAAGTGAGTGCATTTATGGCGGTCTCTTTGAATGAGTCGTTCTTTGAAGCGAATCCCCTGATGGTTTCGATTGCGAATCTCAGGCTGTTTGAATCCATCTTTACTATTTCACTTTTTATCAAAGCGCATATTTCACGGGCGGCCTGGGCCCTGTCTCTTTCAGTAAACAGGGATTCAATTCTGCTTCCAATTGCCTTGCATGATGCGGTTATCTTGATCTTGCCCTTAACATCGCAGGAGGTCTTGTCTTTCGGGATGATAATTGCCTTTCCGAATTTGTCTGTGCATGTAAGGGTTTTTGAGCCCGAACCGTCTTCAGAGTCCTTAAGGTTGAAAATGAATGAGCCGCCGTCCGTATAGCTGCCGCCTCTTGCATTCCAGTACTTGTCCGCAATGGGTTTGAATCGAGGATCTTCCCTTTCAAGTGAAATCAGAGTGGCGTCGATGGCCTGCTTTTCTGAGCAGATAAGTCCTATCTGAACCTCGCCGTCCTGAAGGGCGAATACCTGAGGCCTCAGCATTGCGGTATCCGTAATGCCTATAAGCTGGAACTGGCTGTTCTTGACATCGTTCCTGGCTATGATGAAGAACCAGGGACCGTCCGGAGATGCATTTACATGGTGCGTCTGTATGACCTTGTAAAGCTCCTGCTTTTCCTTCGGCAGCATGTCGAAGTCCATTTCGGATGTGGGAGCCATCGCCTCGATTAAATACTCAAGGGGATATTTGTATACCCGGCTCCAGAGATCAAGCAACAGTGCGGCTTCCTCCGTATCGGTAAGGAACAGCGGGTGGTAGTTCCTCTGCTTGAGGTATTCGTAAACCGACTGATAGTTTGCAAAGTCTCCGTTATGAACCAGGGCCTCGTTAAGCGCACTGAAGGGGTGGCAGCCGCCCGGATGCCATACGCGGCCGCGTGTAGGATATCGCTGATGGGCAAGCCATGCATGAGCCTTGAAGTTGTCGAGCTTGTAATACTTCACCACGTTCTCGGCATAGCCGACTATTTTAAGAATCATCATGTTCCTTCCGTGGGACATGACGAATGCCTTTTTTTCACCTAGCGAGGCGTAATACTTCGTGTTTATTTTGAAGCTGTTCTGATAGACGAACTCGTCTTCAGCATCCCGCCTGTCCAGGGAATTGAAATTGTTATCTTTTATATACTTGTCGAGGATACTATCCTTGACGCGGACAAAATAACGCATGATATCGGGAGGCCTTACATCAAGACCGATGCTTTTGTAGTCTTCTATGGTCGGAAGCTTTTCGGATTTATCAATTTTAAAGAAAGGCTTGATGAAATTATCTTCAATTTCGGATGCGACGCTTTCGTCAAGGAGCGCAATGTGGAGCATGTAATCGTTGTCGAGCACCTCCCGGGTTATGCCGAGTGCCTCGGGAACGAAGCCGACAGCGCCTATTCCGCCTCCTTTTCCATTGCCCCTGTTGTGCATCTGCACGGAAGGCTCAAAGATGTTTTTCCCTGTAACCGGGATGGAACTGATGAATCCCGTGACTCCGCAACCGCCTTCTTCTTCCAGGTTCGGGGCGAGTTTCGGAACTTCGCTTATTATTCCCGTCCGCGACAATAATATTTTTTCTGCGTTATCCATTATATGAATACCCCACTTTATTTGCTGTAATCCACGTGCTCGAGCAGATCTGTACGTCCGACCAGTTCCTTTACGCTTTTCATGCCGAACTTCTGCAGGATATCGACAAGCTGAAAATTCCATGCATGATACATATTTGTAAGCCTCTGCGTTGCCCATTCCTCGTTGAACAGGTCGGCCAATTCGGAGTCGGTCGAAGCAATGCCGCGAGCGCATCCCCGTCCCGATTCACAATTGCCGCAGCGGACGCATTCAAGAGATACCATTTCGGCTGTTCCGATAACAGCGCCGTCCGCGCCAAGACAGATGGCCTTGGCCAGATCATGGGCCGTTCTTATTCCTCCCGAAGCGATGAGAGTCATGGCGTCGCGGGCCCCTTCTGCGACAAGGAAGTTGTGCACCTTGGAAATGGCATATTCGATGGGCATGGCGATATTCTTTTTCGCAATGTCTGGAGCAGCGCCGGTACCGCCGTAGCCGCCGTCGATGTGGATGATATGTGCGCCTGCATAGAATGAACCTACTGCAACCATATCGACGTCATTGGGAGTGGACACCTTGACCGAAACAAGGGCGTTCGGATTCATCTCCTTGATCCAGTCTATGTGCTTCTTGTGGTCTTCAATCGAATATACCGAGTGGAAAGGGAAGGGTGAGAACAGGGATGTTCCCTGTACCGCCTCTCTCATTCTGGCGACGCTTGCCGTATTCTTTTCGCCGAGAAGGTGTCCGCCAAGTCCCGGTTTCGCGCCCTGTGCATATTTGAATTCCACTATCCTGACCCGCTGAATGGTTTCTTCACGCACTCCGAAAAGACCGGTTGCAACCTGAGTGATCACATGGTTATCATAAGGGTGCAATATTTCCGGGTAGCCGCCTTCTCCCGTACATGTGAAAGTATTCCAGATTGAAGCGTTTCTGGCCTTTGATACCATGGTGGGAAGGCTGACCGAACCGAATGACATTCCGCCTCCGTATACGGGAGTGGAGATGACGACATTGGCCCTGCCGTCATTCCTGCGGTTGAGCTCAATGGCGGTTGAAATTTCATCCCTTTGAACTTCCGGAGGGTTATCCGGGAATTTAAAGCGCAATTTGTCGAAACCGCCGCCCGAATTTCCCACATTGTATTCCAGATCCTTGCGATCCGGTGGATAACCGGTCTCCGCCATTATCCATGTAGCGGTGATCATATCGGCAGTCCAGCGGTAGTCACCGAGCGTTTCATACATTGGATTGTATGTGAGCGTTAAGGCCTTTCTCGGACATTTCGCAATGCAGCAGAAGTTTCGTTCAAGGCATTCGAATCCAATGCATTTATAGTCAATCGGAGGTTTTACCCTGTTGTGTCCCTCCAGCCTCTCATGGACGCCGAACGGGCATGTATTTGCGCATGTTCCGCAGTTTATGCAGGCATCGGACCTTGTGACCTTGTACTTGGGCACATTATGTTTGAACCTTGAAGGTGTTTCCTTGATTTTTACTGTTGATGGTTTCATAAGTTCACCGCTTCTTTTTTCTTGAACAGTCTGCCGAAAGTGTCATTGTCTATGTCTTCAAAGAAGATCGCCCTGCCGGTTTCTCCCCGTAACCTCCGGGCCTCCCTGATTCCCATTGCGCCCATCATTTCCAGTATCTGGGAATGCCATGCCCCCATGAGATTGATGACTCTCTGGGTGAGAGTTCTGGCAGGCACTTTGTCAAGTCCGACAGGGAAAACGAGCAGTTTTTCCGGCCCCTCGAACAATCTGGCGCCAAAGCCTATCATGATGGGAAGGTCTATTGCAGTCAGGTCCGCACCGCATAGCATGGCCTTGGGGACGTGTTCCGCCATTGATATCCCGCCGGAAAAGATAAGAGTTACTTCATCACGGATCTTCTCATCGACGAGCCTCAGATGAACCGAACGGATGATGTCCTTTACAAGACGGCCGTCTTCACCGCGGCCGCAATAGTCCGTGACTACGTGAATCACTTCGGCGCCGTCATGTGCGAGAGCAGAAACGATGTCTTCAATATCGTTTCCGGCCTTGACGCGGACTATTGCTACAGCATCGCTCAATTTCGAAATCCTGTTCCTGGTTTTCTGAAAATTTTCTTTTGATTCTGCATTGTATTCAAAAGATATCAGATTTGCATTTTTAAGGAGCGCCTTGTGTTCATCCGCATTGTCTAAATCGATTAAAGGAATGATATTCCCGCTGTATTTTTCCACATCCTTGCCGATATCGTCTGCGGGCATGATTATGAAGGTCGAAAGCTCGGATGCAGCCTTTAACAGGGCTGTCAGGACATTATCGCTGATGTCTTCAGCCGGAATATCGAAAATAATCGGGATAGGAATATCAACGGTTTTGTTGATTTTTGAAATCAGCTTTCCGTTCTCATCAAATTTCAGGTGATTCAGCTTTCTTCCGAGTTCGACAGCGGTGCTTATATATTCTCGGCCGTGGATGCCGTCTCTGGTAGGTCTCACAATTTCAGACATGTCGGTCCACATTCCGTCAAAGCCTTCTCCGGTAAACGGCCCCCGGTATCCTGCTCCGGTAACCGGAACCTTTCCATCCTCGGACTGCTTGAACAGTGTAATGAACATGTCAGGCTTCCAGAACGAGCCTCCGATGTTCCTGAAATCCATATCTATTGATTTTTCAAGAGCGCCCCTAGGACATTCCTGTATGCACCTGAAGCAGTTCCTGCATACAACCGTGTTCGGATCGGCCATTTTCCTGGGGTCGCGTTTGCCCCGTTTGTGCGCTTCGTAGATGCACACTTTAGTGCATTTGCCGCAGTTGATGCAGTTTTCTCCGCGGACAATCTTGAACTTGAAGACATTGTCCACCTGAAGAGGCGTAACTTTGGTACTAATGTGATATTTTTTCGGCATCGTCGTTTTCCTTTCTTAACTCACTACTATCAACTCACAGCCGGTTATATATCAGCTGTTCATTTCCACCATGTCCCAGTATTCGCTGCTTTCATCAACCTTCTTGAGGAATTCGACTATATCCTTTTCGGGTCTGCCGAACCGGGATTCAATCTTTTTTTCCAGTGTTTCCCATAGCGTCATCAGTTCGAGATTGGTCTGGCATATCTCCTCGCATGCCTTGCATTTCATGCACATGAATGCCTTTGCCGCCTCTTCGGGTGTGATGTCCTTGCCTTCCGAAAGCTTCTTTGCAAGGGCTATCTTGCCTTTCGCAGTCACGGCCTCGTCTTTTGTGACAAGATAGGCAGGGCATACAGCG
The nucleotide sequence above comes from Desulfomonilia bacterium. Encoded proteins:
- a CDS encoding glutamate synthase; amino-acid sequence: MDNAEKILLSRTGIISEVPKLAPNLEEEGGCGVTGFISSIPVTGKNIFEPSVQMHNRGNGKGGGIGAVGFVPEALGITREVLDNDYMLHIALLDESVASEIEDNFIKPFFKIDKSEKLPTIEDYKSIGLDVRPPDIMRYFVRVKDSILDKYIKDNNFNSLDRRDAEDEFVYQNSFKINTKYYASLGEKKAFVMSHGRNMMILKIVGYAENVVKYYKLDNFKAHAWLAHQRYPTRGRVWHPGGCHPFSALNEALVHNGDFANYQSVYEYLKQRNYHPLFLTDTEEAALLLDLWSRVYKYPLEYLIEAMAPTSEMDFDMLPKEKQELYKVIQTHHVNASPDGPWFFIIARNDVKNSQFQLIGITDTAMLRPQVFALQDGEVQIGLICSEKQAIDATLISLEREDPRFKPIADKYWNARGGSYTDGGSFIFNLKDSEDGSGSKTLTCTDKFGKAIIIPKDKTSCDVKGKIKITASCKAIGSRIESLFTERDRAQAAREICALIKSEIVKMDSNSLRFAIETIRGFASKNDSFKETAINALTFLNDLKYDTGSIKRSSVQHIIKICLDEIFSETSKITGKPAGQFSLIDFSTRDKLRAPGKGETTLIIDAEGFEPEGDDCDAVMTVKAYKLGWKRFIIYRYRGQRFTGCGFGPGTKDVRIDVYGSSGDYLASGIDGMEIHVHGNAQDQLCQIMKEGKLVVYGDVGQTFMYGAKGGTAYIMGNAAGRPLINAVGKPRVVINGTALDYLAESFMAGDPLNGGGFVILNGIGFDDNDGSIKEYDSPYPGSNIFSLASGGAIYVRDPHKKLVDEQLNGGEFAKITDADWKLIEPYLKENERLFDIRIERLLTVNGKKKSAKDVYRKIHPKKAAPAANDDGLEEFNN
- a CDS encoding glutamate synthase-related protein, with translation MKPSTVKIKETPSRFKHNVPKYKVTRSDACINCGTCANTCPFGVHERLEGHNRVKPPIDYKCIGFECLERNFCCIAKCPRKALTLTYNPMYETLGDYRWTADMITATWIMAETGYPPDRKDLEYNVGNSGGGFDKLRFKFPDNPPEVQRDEISTAIELNRRNDGRANVVISTPVYGGGMSFGSVSLPTMVSKARNASIWNTFTCTGEGGYPEILHPYDNHVITQVATGLFGVREETIQRVRIVEFKYAQGAKPGLGGHLLGEKNTASVARMREAVQGTSLFSPFPFHSVYSIEDHKKHIDWIKEMNPNALVSVKVSTPNDVDMVAVGSFYAGAHIIHIDGGYGGTGAAPDIAKKNIAMPIEYAISKVHNFLVAEGARDAMTLIASGGIRTAHDLAKAICLGADGAVIGTAEMVSLECVRCGNCESGRGCARGIASTDSELADLFNEEWATQRLTNMYHAWNFQLVDILQKFGMKSVKELVGRTDLLEHVDYSK
- a CDS encoding glutamate synthase-related protein; translation: MPKKYHISTKVTPLQVDNVFKFKIVRGENCINCGKCTKVCIYEAHKRGKRDPRKMADPNTVVCRNCFRCIQECPRGALEKSIDMDFRNIGGSFWKPDMFITLFKQSEDGKVPVTGAGYRGPFTGEGFDGMWTDMSEIVRPTRDGIHGREYISTAVELGRKLNHLKFDENGKLISKINKTVDIPIPIIFDIPAEDISDNVLTALLKAASELSTFIIMPADDIGKDVEKYSGNIIPLIDLDNADEHKALLKNANLISFEYNAESKENFQKTRNRISKLSDAVAIVRVKAGNDIEDIVSALAHDGAEVIHVVTDYCGRGEDGRLVKDIIRSVHLRLVDEKIRDEVTLIFSGGISMAEHVPKAMLCGADLTAIDLPIMIGFGARLFEGPEKLLVFPVGLDKVPARTLTQRVINLMGAWHSQILEMMGAMGIREARRLRGETGRAIFFEDIDNDTFGRLFKKKEAVNL